GGTCACGGTGATGACGAAGACTTGGGCGCGCGATGCGCAGACCGCGCGTGCCGATCTTGATCGCTTCCGCCGCGAGCTGAAGACCGACTATCTCGACATCTGCCTCATGCACTGCCTGACAGAAGCTGATTGGACTACGCGTTTCCGCGGCGTGATGGACGTGCTCTCAGAGGCAAAAGAAAAAGGCATCATACGAACTCATGGGTGCTCGTGTCACAGCATCGAAGCACTTCGTGCAGCCGCGAAGTCTCCCTGGGTGGAAGTTGATTTGGTACGCATGAATCCCATCGGCTCGCACATGGATGCCGAACCTGAAACGGTAGCCAGCGTCATTCGAGAAATGCGAGCGGCAGGAAACGGAATCATCGGAATGAAGATTCTCGGCCAGGGCGATCTGAGCAAGCGTCAGGACGAGGCGCTTAAGTTCGCCCTCTCGCTCGGAACACTCGACGCATTCACGATCGGCGCGGAGAGCAAAACAGAACAGGAAGATTTGATTCGTAGAATCGGTGCATCGGCTTAAGAGCCGGCGAACTCTTTTGCTGGTGGACAAAAGCACCTCCCGCTACCGCAGGGGTTCTGCAACCGACTTCGCCCTTCAGTAGAATTTCCGGGGAGGCTTTTATGAAGCGTCGCGAGTTCATGAAGGGAATCGCCATGACCGGAATCGCCTCTTCTTTCGACCCAGTTCTCAATGCATCGACAGGTTCGATTCCGAGACGGACGCTCGGCCATACTGGAGAGAAGGTCTCAATCGTGGGACTCGGTGGGTACCATATTGGGAGCCAGAAGGATGAAAACGAGAGCATCCGCATCATCCGAACCGCGCTAGATGAAGGAATCAACTTCCTCGACAACTGCTGGGACTACAACGAGGGACAAAGCGAGATCCGCATGGGTAAAGCTCTGGGCGATGGCTATCGGCAGAAGGCTTTCCTCATGACGAAAATCGATGGTCGAGATGCGAAGTCCGCCGCCAATCAGATCGACGAATCACTGCGTCGCCTTCAGACCGACCGCATCGACCTGCTGCAGTTTCACGAAATCATTCGCATGAACGATCCAGAGCGCATCTTCGCCTCTGGCGGCGGCATGGAGGCGGCCGTGAAAGCGAAGCAGGCGGGCAAGATCCGTTACATCGGATTTACCGGACACAAGAGCCCTGAGATTCATCGTCACATGCTCGAACTGGCAGATCAGAACAAGTTCCTGTTCGATAGTGTGCAGATGCCGCTCAACGTAATGGACGCGCATTACCACAGCTTCGAGAAAATCGTTCTTCCCATATTGGTCAAGAAGAACATCGGTGTATTGGGAATGAAGCCGATGGGAGACAAGATCATTCTCCGCAGCAAAGCGGTCACGCCGGTTGAGTGTCTGCACTACGCGATGAGCCTGCCTACCAGCGTCGTGGTCACAGGGTGCGATTCGATCGATATACTTCAACAGGCGCTGAAGGCTGCACGGGACTTTAAGCCTTTGGATGAAGGGCAGCGCACAGCGCTGTTGGCTAAAACGGCCGCTCCGGCGAAGAATGGTGAGTACGAGCAGTACAAAACCACCACGAACTTCGACGGCACGGTTCACAATCCGCAATGGTTAGGTTGAACGCACTGATGGCGCCTGGAAAATAAAATCATGTCCGCACTCGGAGCACGCTCGCTCACTATCGACCTTGATCAGAAAGAGCAAGCTTTACGCGCTCGACTTGCGTCGTTGGGAAGCGTGCTGGTCGCTTATTCCGGCGGAACGGATTCCGCATTCCTGGCGTGGGCCGCTCACGAAGTGCTTGGAGAGCGCATGCTGGCTGTATTGGCAGATTCTCCCAGTCTTCCCCGCCGCGAGTTGAAACTGGCCATTGAATTCGCAGAGCACTGGCATATTCCGCTGAAGGTGATTGCGACTCAAGAGATGGACCGACCAGAGTACACGCGCAACGACGCGGCTCGCTGCTTCCACTGTAAAGACGAACTGTTCACCGTTATGGAGAGAGAACGCGATCAGTTGGATTTTGACTACATCGCGTATGGTAAGAACCTCGACGACGAGGGAGATTTTCGTCCGGGACAACGCGCTGCTGCGCTGCACCGCGTCCTGAGTCCTCTGGCAGATGCAGGGCTCAGCAAGGTCGACATTCGCACTTTATCTGAGCGTGCTGGTCTGCAGGTGTGGAACAAGCCTGCCTCTGCTTGTCTGTCATCACGCATTGAATATGGACGTCCGGTTACTCGCGAGGCCCTGGCGGCGATCGAAGCCGGAGAGGATGCGCTTAGAGAGCTGGGATTCAAACAGGCTCGCGTACGCCACCATGGAGACATTGTGCGCATCGAGATCGCGCGCGATGAGCTCGACCGCGCATTCAGTCCCGAAATGGCAGCGCGACTCGTGCCGATATTCAAAAAGCTCGGATTCAAATATGTGACCCTGGATTGCGAAGGATATCGGTCCGGCTCGATGAATGCTGTGCTACCGATTGAGCAGATCGGGCTGGCGAAGTGAGCTTCCTTTGTCGCTTCAAACTGGGATTGGATCGTGTAACCAGGTAAAAGGCATGCGCGTTGCTTATCTAGAGTGCTTCTCGGGAATTAGTGGGGACATGATGCTGGGCGCCCTGCTTCACGGGGGCGTCAAGCCGGAGCTTTTGCAGCAGACGGTAGCCGCACTGAATGTCAACGCCGAGCTTCGCATCAGCCGCGTCGATCGCAGTGGCATTTCTGCGACGAAAGTCGATGTGCTGGTGAACGGAAAGCTCGCGGATCAGCCTCAACGCTCCCGTGAGCATGCGCACGGTCACAGTCACGATGATTCGCGCGCTCACCCACACGCTCACGAACACCAGGCTCCGAACGACGTTTCAACAGGAGATGGCCACTCCCATTCGCACTCACACGCGCACGAACATCAGCACGGAAGATCACTTTCGGAAATCCGAGAAATCATTCGGCATGCGGATATTCCGCATACCGCGCGCGCAACGGCAATCCGCGCTTTCGAACTTCTCGGCGAAGCTGAGGCGGGAATTCACAATGTTCCGCTCGAGTCGATTCACTTCCACGAGGTCGGAGCAGTCGATGCCATCGTGGACATCGTCTGCGCGTCAGTCGGATGTCACTCACTTGGCGTGGATCGATTCGTTTGCTCTCCGCTGAATCTTGGTGGCGGTAGCGTAACGTGTGCGCACGGCGAGTTTCCCGTTCCAGCTCCTGCGACTCTCGCTCTGTTAAAAGGAGCGCCGGTTTACTCGTCGGGAGTCAATGTGGAGCTGGTGACGCCCACCGGCGCGGCTCTTCTTCGCGCGCTCGACTGCTCCTTCTCTGCGTTTCCGGCAATGAATATTCAATCGATCGGGTATGGTGCGGGCTCGCGGGATCTTGATGGCTCGCCGAACGTCCTCCGAATCTCAGTCGGTGAACTGCTCGAAACGGGAATGCTTGATCACGATCACTCGCACCAAGAAGTCACAGTTCTGGAAACGACAATCGATGATCTCAGTCCGCAGGTGATGGGGTACGTCACTGAACGCTTGCTGGCGGAAGGAGCGTTTGATGTATTCGTCACGCCTGCGCAGATGAAGAAGAATCGTCCCGGATCGCTGCTCACGGTCTTGTGCGATGAAACGACGGCGCCAACAATGCGCGAGATTCTTTTCCGTGAGACCAGCACCATCGGAATTCGCACGCGGCGCGAACGCCGCGACTGCCTTGAACGTGCGATGATCCGTGCAGCCACACAATGGGGTGAAGTTCGGGTAAAAGAGTCTCGCTTGAACGGGACGGTCACGAACTTCGCTCCCGAGTATGAAGATTG
This Terriglobales bacterium DNA region includes the following protein-coding sequences:
- the larE gene encoding ATP-dependent sacrificial sulfur transferase LarE, translated to MSALGARSLTIDLDQKEQALRARLASLGSVLVAYSGGTDSAFLAWAAHEVLGERMLAVLADSPSLPRRELKLAIEFAEHWHIPLKVIATQEMDRPEYTRNDAARCFHCKDELFTVMERERDQLDFDYIAYGKNLDDEGDFRPGQRAAALHRVLSPLADAGLSKVDIRTLSERAGLQVWNKPASACLSSRIEYGRPVTREALAAIEAGEDALRELGFKQARVRHHGDIVRIEIARDELDRAFSPEMAARLVPIFKKLGFKYVTLDCEGYRSGSMNAVLPIEQIGLAK
- the larC gene encoding nickel pincer cofactor biosynthesis protein LarC; this encodes MSLQTGIGSCNQVKGMRVAYLECFSGISGDMMLGALLHGGVKPELLQQTVAALNVNAELRISRVDRSGISATKVDVLVNGKLADQPQRSREHAHGHSHDDSRAHPHAHEHQAPNDVSTGDGHSHSHSHAHEHQHGRSLSEIREIIRHADIPHTARATAIRAFELLGEAEAGIHNVPLESIHFHEVGAVDAIVDIVCASVGCHSLGVDRFVCSPLNLGGGSVTCAHGEFPVPAPATLALLKGAPVYSSGVNVELVTPTGAALLRALDCSFSAFPAMNIQSIGYGAGSRDLDGSPNVLRISVGELLETGMLDHDHSHQEVTVLETTIDDLSPQVMGYVTERLLAEGAFDVFVTPAQMKKNRPGSLLTVLCDETTAPTMREILFRETSTIGIRTRRERRDCLERAMIRAATQWGEVRVKESRLNGTVTNFAPEYEDCRRIAEANSIPLKQVQQEAIGSYLAKRQSSSSLSDNTRKPLSTKSHVA
- a CDS encoding aldo/keto reductase — protein: MKRREFLVRSAYGLGVAWLSSHPFASNLLSQTLPRRFAATDTVTLGKTGIKTSRLAMGTGTVGYGHTSHQSSMGVKGLSELLLNGYDHGLRFFDTADSYGSHPHVAEAIRQLPRDKVTVMTKTWARDAQTARADLDRFRRELKTDYLDICLMHCLTEADWTTRFRGVMDVLSEAKEKGIIRTHGCSCHSIEALRAAAKSPWVEVDLVRMNPIGSHMDAEPETVASVIREMRAAGNGIIGMKILGQGDLSKRQDEALKFALSLGTLDAFTIGAESKTEQEDLIRRIGASA
- a CDS encoding aldo/keto reductase, producing MKRREFMKGIAMTGIASSFDPVLNASTGSIPRRTLGHTGEKVSIVGLGGYHIGSQKDENESIRIIRTALDEGINFLDNCWDYNEGQSEIRMGKALGDGYRQKAFLMTKIDGRDAKSAANQIDESLRRLQTDRIDLLQFHEIIRMNDPERIFASGGGMEAAVKAKQAGKIRYIGFTGHKSPEIHRHMLELADQNKFLFDSVQMPLNVMDAHYHSFEKIVLPILVKKNIGVLGMKPMGDKIILRSKAVTPVECLHYAMSLPTSVVVTGCDSIDILQQALKAARDFKPLDEGQRTALLAKTAAPAKNGEYEQYKTTTNFDGTVHNPQWLG